A window of the Ammoniphilus oxalaticus genome harbors these coding sequences:
- a CDS encoding RNA-binding protein, whose product MNLFEHFRKEEHPFIEQALDWLAFVEERHETKLTDFLDPRQVYILQTLLARFDEVKLTPFGGFNGAERCRVLLHQHYYEPKEDESGLAAFQLTASSQASFQKLTHRDILGALMAAGLKRDKFGDIHIHPDQAQIVVAEEIADYLRLQFTQANRVSVLLESIEFSQLIPVVNEWKTMNITVSSSRVDVVAGEVFRLSRSKILSPIRGGSLRVNWMVVDSPSFIVQEGDIVSLRGFGRFKIQKNEGNTRKGNTRLEIGALL is encoded by the coding sequence ATGAACTTGTTTGAGCACTTTAGAAAGGAAGAACATCCTTTTATTGAGCAGGCCCTTGATTGGCTAGCGTTCGTAGAGGAGCGACATGAAACAAAATTAACCGATTTTTTAGACCCCAGACAAGTTTACATTTTGCAAACATTGTTGGCTAGGTTTGACGAGGTTAAATTGACACCTTTCGGTGGATTTAATGGGGCGGAAAGATGTCGTGTGTTGCTGCATCAACATTACTATGAGCCTAAGGAAGATGAATCAGGACTCGCCGCATTTCAACTGACAGCATCGTCGCAAGCATCCTTTCAAAAATTAACACATAGGGATATTCTCGGCGCCTTAATGGCGGCTGGATTAAAGAGAGATAAATTTGGTGACATTCATATACATCCCGATCAGGCGCAAATCGTTGTAGCTGAAGAAATAGCGGATTACTTGAGACTGCAGTTTACCCAAGCGAATCGTGTGTCGGTTCTGCTTGAATCGATTGAGTTTTCGCAATTAATTCCTGTCGTCAATGAGTGGAAAACGATGAATATTACGGTTTCATCCTCGAGAGTGGATGTCGTAGCTGGTGAGGTGTTCCGACTTTCTCGATCGAAAATCTTAAGTCCAATTCGGGGCGGATCGTTGAGAGTGAATTGGATGGTCGTCGATTCCCCCTCTTTCATTGTTCAAGAGGGAGATATTGTTTCACTTCGTGGTTTTGGACGATTTAAAATTCAGAAGAATGAAGGGAACACAAGGAAAGGGAATACGCGTTTAGAGATAGGCGCGTTGCTGTAA
- a CDS encoding DivIVA domain-containing protein — MALTPLDIHNKEFSKAFRGYDEDEVNEFLDQIIKDMELLLKDKREMEEKVAVLSERLTHFTNIEETLSKSILVAQETGEEVKANARKEAQLIIKEAEKNADRIINESLIKSKNIAMEIEELKKTAAVYRIRFRSLLEAQMEMLDSGNWDQFEKLEEDLKNEKEQIETR, encoded by the coding sequence ATGGCATTAACCCCGCTTGATATTCATAATAAAGAGTTTAGTAAAGCGTTCCGCGGGTATGATGAAGATGAAGTAAATGAGTTTTTAGATCAGATTATTAAAGATATGGAATTGCTGCTTAAAGATAAACGTGAGATGGAAGAGAAGGTCGCCGTTCTTTCTGAGCGCCTGACCCACTTTACAAATATTGAGGAAACGTTAAGCAAATCGATCCTAGTTGCGCAGGAAACAGGCGAAGAGGTCAAGGCCAACGCGAGAAAAGAGGCGCAACTAATTATTAAAGAAGCCGAGAAAAATGCGGATCGGATCATTAATGAATCGTTGATCAAGTCTAAAAATATCGCGATGGAGATTGAGGAACTGAAGAAAACGGCTGCCGTCTATCGGATTCGCTTTCGTAGTCTGTTAGAAGCGCAAATGGAAATGCTAGATAGTGGAAACTGGGATCAATTTGAAAAGTTGGAAGAAGATTTGAAAAACGAGAAAGAGCAAATTGAAACGCGATAG
- the ileS gene encoding isoleucine--tRNA ligase, with protein sequence MDYGKTLNLPKTDFPMRGNLPKREPDMQRWWDEINIYKKVQERTAGRPKFILHDGPPYANGDIHIGHALNKVLKDIIVRYKSMSGFDAPYVPGWDTHGLPIEHAVINNEKIDRHQVGIAEFREQCAKYAHSFIDRQREQFKRLGVRGDWENPYITLKPEYEAQQIKVFGEMAKKGYIYKGLKAVYWSPSSETALAEAEIEYQDKRSPSIYVKFPVVEGKGKLAEDVHVVIWTTTPWTIPANLAIAIHPELEYSVIEAQGEKYLLATGLVESVSSEVGWGEVNTLQTLTGAELEGVVCRHPFYDRPSPILLGEHVTLDAGTGCVHTAPGHGEEDFELGQKYGLSVLCPVDGQGKFTKEAPGFEGMFYDDGNKAVTDKLKEANALLHLGFITHQYPHDWRSKKPVIYRATEQWFASIDGFRDQLLQAIKDVKWVPSWGEQRLHNMVADRGDWCISRQRVWGVPIPIFYCVHCNEEIINDETIDHVAALFRKEGSQAWFTKDISELTPAGLTCPSCEGKEFRKETDIMDVWFDSGSSHQAVLKEREELSWPADLYLEGSDQYRGWFNSSLSTSVAVYGKAPYKGVLSHGFALDGNGRKMSKSLGNVVIPAEVMEKMGADILRLWVASVDYTADVRISDKIMSQIAEAYRKIRNTFRFLLGNLEGFDPATDRVDFKDMTELDQYVLIKLQHVTDTALKAYDQYHFHSVFQTIHNFCAIDLSSFYLDVSKDRLYTEGADSLARLAGQTVMYEVLVALVKLVAPITPHTADEVWKYVPGAKEISVQLTDMPQSNPALLNDELEQKWDLMLELRDEVLKALEEARSQKVIGHSLGASVDLYPTEEAAPLLRQFGRLDEFFIVSKVNIHEEQAPQDATHLEKVAVKVGQAAGTKCDRCWIVTPAVGEDEKHPSICPRCASVVEKYYSHVNE encoded by the coding sequence ATGGACTATGGTAAAACGTTGAATTTACCAAAGACAGACTTTCCAATGCGGGGCAATCTTCCTAAAAGAGAGCCAGACATGCAGCGTTGGTGGGATGAAATCAACATTTATAAAAAAGTGCAAGAAAGAACGGCAGGACGACCTAAATTTATTTTGCATGATGGTCCTCCATACGCGAACGGCGATATTCATATCGGACATGCCTTGAATAAAGTGTTGAAAGATATAATCGTCCGCTATAAATCGATGAGCGGTTTTGACGCGCCTTATGTGCCTGGTTGGGACACGCACGGTTTACCGATTGAGCATGCGGTTATCAATAATGAGAAAATCGACCGCCATCAAGTTGGAATTGCCGAATTTAGAGAGCAATGCGCCAAATACGCCCATTCTTTCATCGATCGACAACGCGAACAATTTAAAAGACTTGGCGTCCGCGGAGATTGGGAGAATCCATATATTACATTAAAACCAGAATATGAGGCGCAACAGATTAAAGTATTTGGGGAAATGGCCAAAAAAGGATATATATATAAAGGGTTAAAGGCTGTTTATTGGTCGCCTTCATCAGAAACAGCGCTAGCGGAAGCTGAAATTGAATACCAAGACAAACGCTCCCCCTCTATTTATGTGAAATTCCCTGTAGTAGAAGGGAAGGGAAAGCTTGCGGAAGATGTTCATGTTGTGATTTGGACGACGACGCCATGGACGATTCCCGCAAACTTAGCGATTGCGATTCACCCTGAATTAGAGTATTCCGTTATTGAGGCGCAAGGTGAAAAGTATCTACTAGCCACTGGTCTCGTTGAATCCGTGTCGAGTGAGGTTGGATGGGGAGAGGTAAATACGCTTCAAACACTAACAGGCGCGGAATTAGAAGGCGTAGTTTGTCGCCATCCGTTTTATGATCGCCCATCCCCAATTTTGCTGGGAGAACATGTTACGTTAGATGCGGGGACAGGGTGTGTTCACACAGCGCCAGGTCACGGGGAAGAAGACTTTGAACTTGGACAAAAGTATGGTTTATCTGTTTTATGTCCAGTCGATGGTCAGGGGAAATTTACAAAAGAAGCGCCAGGCTTTGAAGGTATGTTTTATGATGATGGCAATAAAGCGGTCACTGATAAGTTGAAAGAGGCCAATGCATTATTGCATCTTGGATTTATTACGCACCAATATCCACACGACTGGAGAAGTAAAAAACCTGTTATTTATCGGGCGACGGAGCAATGGTTTGCTTCAATCGATGGTTTCCGTGACCAATTGTTACAAGCGATCAAAGATGTGAAGTGGGTTCCGAGTTGGGGAGAGCAGCGTCTGCACAATATGGTTGCTGACCGCGGTGATTGGTGTATTTCTCGTCAACGCGTGTGGGGCGTGCCGATTCCAATTTTTTATTGCGTTCATTGTAATGAAGAAATTATTAATGACGAAACGATTGACCACGTTGCCGCTTTGTTCCGCAAGGAAGGTTCACAAGCTTGGTTTACGAAGGACATTTCTGAATTGACTCCGGCGGGTCTAACTTGTCCTTCATGCGAAGGGAAGGAATTCCGCAAGGAAACGGATATTATGGACGTTTGGTTTGACTCTGGGTCTAGTCACCAAGCTGTGCTCAAGGAACGAGAAGAGTTAAGCTGGCCAGCTGATCTCTATCTGGAAGGTTCGGACCAATATCGCGGTTGGTTTAACTCCTCGCTGTCGACTTCCGTAGCCGTTTATGGAAAAGCTCCGTATAAGGGTGTGCTTAGCCACGGTTTTGCTTTAGATGGAAATGGTCGAAAAATGTCTAAGTCACTCGGAAACGTTGTTATTCCCGCGGAAGTCATGGAAAAGATGGGCGCGGATATTTTGAGATTGTGGGTTGCGTCTGTGGATTATACAGCGGATGTGCGCATCTCCGATAAAATCATGTCTCAAATTGCGGAAGCGTATCGTAAAATTCGTAACACATTCCGTTTTTTACTTGGTAATCTTGAAGGATTTGATCCTGCGACAGATCGTGTCGACTTTAAAGACATGACTGAATTAGATCAGTATGTATTGATTAAGTTGCAACATGTCACAGACACTGCTCTTAAAGCATATGATCAATATCATTTCCACTCTGTTTTCCAAACGATCCATAATTTCTGCGCGATTGATCTGAGCTCGTTCTACTTAGATGTATCAAAGGATCGGTTATATACGGAAGGGGCAGATTCGCTCGCTCGCTTAGCGGGGCAAACTGTAATGTATGAGGTATTGGTCGCGCTTGTTAAGTTGGTCGCTCCGATTACGCCGCACACAGCCGATGAGGTGTGGAAATACGTTCCAGGAGCTAAGGAGATTAGTGTTCAGTTAACAGATATGCCGCAATCAAACCCTGCTTTGCTCAATGATGAATTAGAACAAAAATGGGATCTGATGTTAGAATTGCGTGATGAAGTGCTGAAGGCGCTTGAGGAAGCTCGTAGTCAAAAAGTAATCGGTCACTCGCTCGGAGCTTCGGTTGATTTGTATCCGACAGAAGAAGCGGCGCCGCTATTGCGTCAATTCGGCCGTTTAGATGAGTTCTTCATTGTATCCAAAGTGAATATTCATGAGGAACAAGCCCCACAAGACGCTACACATTTAGAGAAAGTAGCGGTTAAAGTCGGTCAAGCAGCAGGGACAAAATGTGACCGTTGTTGGATTGTGACACCAGCGGTTGGCGAAGATGAAAAACATCCTTCCATTTGCCCGCGTTGCGCGTCTGTTGTTGAAAAGTACTACAGCCATGTAAATGAATAA
- a CDS encoding glycoside hydrolase family 15 protein, protein MPRPLVIGNGKMLINFDASLNMRDLYYPYVGQLNHIGGYFSRIGVWVDGLFSWCHEANWTIQLAYLPETLVTNVVATNAKLGIQLTIHDAVHQRETIYLKKIIVKNVWDEDREVRLFFNHDYSINETEVGDTAVYDPLLNAVYHYKRNVYIMINGKTEDAGMYEYSIGVKRFNHAEGTWRDAEDGRLGGNPIAQGSVDSTVSFRLNVPAHQEKPLWYWIAMGENLTEAKTLNEYVLENNPDLLLRRVQVFWERWVNKTDRDFADLGDDVISLFKQSLLIVRTQTDQNGAIIAANDSDILQFNRDHYSYMWPRDGAFIAYAMTKAGYDGVVSPFFDFCSNALTEEGYLHHKYNPDGSVGSSWHPFIHDGKYQLPIQEDETALVLFALWEHYKEHKQIESSQNLYATLIRPAANFLTQYVDEKVNLPHASYDLWEERRGIFTFTSCTVYGGLIAAANFASLFGDDRRRRRYEETAERIKRGIEQYLYDEQVGRFIRGIYIDRDGSITKDLTLESSLFALFAFYVFDIDDPRVIRTMEAVETGLSVNSDVGGVSRYQNDYYFQKSQDIENIPGNPWIICTLWMAEWRIARARTVADLAVPRQTLEWVVKNALESGVLPEQLDPYTGSPLSVAPLTWSHSTFVLTVLKYLEKYGELTNRAPLS, encoded by the coding sequence ATGCCGCGACCGTTGGTCATTGGAAATGGGAAAATGTTGATTAACTTCGACGCTTCGTTGAACATGCGTGATTTGTATTACCCATATGTTGGTCAGCTCAATCATATCGGAGGCTACTTTTCTCGAATCGGTGTGTGGGTGGATGGGTTGTTTAGTTGGTGTCATGAAGCAAATTGGACGATTCAACTCGCTTATTTACCGGAGACGTTGGTAACGAATGTTGTCGCAACCAATGCAAAACTAGGGATTCAGCTTACAATTCATGATGCTGTTCACCAACGAGAAACAATATACTTAAAGAAAATTATCGTAAAAAATGTATGGGATGAAGATCGAGAAGTTCGTCTCTTTTTCAATCACGATTACAGCATTAATGAAACAGAGGTCGGAGATACAGCTGTTTATGATCCGTTACTCAATGCGGTTTACCACTATAAGCGAAACGTGTACATTATGATCAACGGTAAAACTGAAGATGCGGGAATGTATGAGTACAGCATCGGCGTAAAGCGGTTTAATCATGCTGAGGGCACGTGGCGCGATGCGGAGGATGGACGGCTGGGCGGAAATCCAATCGCCCAAGGATCCGTAGATAGTACAGTAAGTTTTCGGTTGAATGTGCCTGCCCATCAGGAAAAGCCGCTTTGGTATTGGATTGCGATGGGTGAAAACTTAACGGAAGCGAAAACATTGAATGAGTATGTGTTAGAAAATAACCCCGATTTGTTGTTGCGCAGGGTACAAGTCTTTTGGGAGCGATGGGTTAATAAAACGGACCGCGACTTTGCTGATTTAGGAGACGACGTTATTTCCTTATTTAAACAAAGCTTGTTGATTGTGCGTACTCAAACGGATCAGAATGGAGCGATCATTGCTGCCAATGATTCTGATATATTACAATTTAACCGCGATCACTACAGTTACATGTGGCCGCGCGATGGCGCCTTTATCGCTTATGCGATGACAAAAGCGGGATATGATGGTGTCGTCAGCCCTTTTTTTGATTTCTGTTCAAATGCGTTAACAGAAGAGGGTTATCTCCATCATAAGTACAATCCAGACGGTTCGGTCGGATCGAGTTGGCACCCTTTTATTCACGATGGTAAGTACCAATTGCCGATCCAGGAAGATGAAACGGCGCTCGTGTTGTTTGCTCTATGGGAACATTATAAAGAGCATAAACAAATTGAGTCGTCTCAAAATTTATATGCCACCTTAATTCGTCCAGCAGCTAACTTTTTGACGCAGTATGTTGATGAAAAGGTAAATCTGCCTCATGCCAGCTATGACCTATGGGAGGAAAGAAGAGGAATTTTCACCTTCACTTCCTGTACAGTGTACGGTGGCTTGATTGCTGCGGCCAATTTCGCGTCCTTGTTTGGAGATGATCGGCGTCGGCGTCGCTATGAAGAAACGGCGGAAAGAATCAAGCGGGGAATTGAACAATATCTATATGACGAACAGGTTGGACGATTTATTCGCGGGATATACATTGATCGCGACGGTTCGATTACGAAAGATTTGACGTTGGAAAGCAGCTTGTTTGCGCTCTTCGCTTTTTACGTATTTGACATCGATGATCCGCGCGTCATTCGCACGATGGAAGCGGTTGAAACGGGATTGAGCGTAAACTCTGATGTGGGTGGAGTTAGTCGCTACCAGAATGATTACTACTTTCAAAAATCGCAAGACATCGAAAACATACCGGGAAATCCGTGGATTATTTGCACACTGTGGATGGCTGAATGGCGGATTGCCCGCGCGAGAACAGTTGCAGACCTGGCTGTACCGCGACAAACGCTGGAGTGGGTTGTGAAAAATGCTTTAGAAAGCGGGGTTCTCCCTGAACAACTCGATCCGTATACAGGCAGCCCATTATCTGTGGCGCCGTTAACCTGGTCTCATTCCACTTTTGTATTAACCGTTTTAAAATATTTAGAGAAATATGGGGAACTTACGAACAGAGCGCCTTTGTCCTAA
- the lspA gene encoding signal peptidase II, with the protein MYYYVVALVVFGLDQLSKRLIVNGMEIGQSIPLINGVFHLTSHRNRGAAFGILQDQRIFFIVITLLVIAAIIYYLQKLKRDNVLVSSALALILGGAVGNFVDRLLHGEVVDFLDFALINFPIFNIADSAIVIGVGLMMLDTIREMKREKGR; encoded by the coding sequence GTGTATTATTATGTGGTGGCATTGGTCGTATTTGGATTAGATCAATTAAGTAAGCGACTTATTGTTAATGGAATGGAAATCGGACAGTCAATCCCTTTAATAAATGGCGTGTTTCATCTTACTTCCCATCGTAATCGAGGGGCCGCCTTTGGGATTTTACAAGATCAACGTATATTTTTTATTGTGATCACGCTGCTTGTTATCGCCGCAATTATCTATTATTTACAAAAGTTAAAGAGAGATAACGTCCTCGTTTCTAGTGCTTTGGCGCTCATTCTTGGCGGGGCGGTTGGTAATTTTGTAGATAGATTGTTACATGGCGAAGTGGTCGATTTCTTAGATTTTGCCTTGATTAATTTCCCTATTTTTAATATTGCTGACTCGGCAATCGTGATTGGTGTCGGGTTGATGATGTTAGATACGATTAGGGAAATGAAGCGAGAGAAGGGAAGATAG
- a CDS encoding RluA family pseudouridine synthase: MTAIERYDWTIELEDDGQRVDKFLAEVNPTLSRSKIQKWVKEGLVFVNGRQVKGNYRLIEDDEVSLTVPPQLELEARPERMELEIVYEDDDVIVINKPRGVVVHPAPGHDSATLVNGLLDHCSQLSTINGKMRPGIVHRIDKDTSGLLMVAKNDEAHLALAQQLKQHTVDRKYLAIVHGVVVHERGTIDAPIGRDPKNRQRMAVNFDHGKHAISHFATIERFNQYTLVELMLETGRTHQIRVHMNYIGHPLVGDPKYGPSNKLSIDGQALHAAGLGFTHPRTSERLTFSAPLPNDMEKILEQFRQLQ; the protein is encoded by the coding sequence ATGACTGCGATTGAACGATACGACTGGACGATTGAACTGGAAGATGATGGTCAGCGAGTGGATAAATTTTTAGCGGAAGTGAACCCTACTTTGTCGCGCTCAAAAATTCAAAAATGGGTAAAAGAAGGTCTCGTTTTTGTCAATGGGAGACAGGTGAAAGGCAATTATCGATTGATTGAGGACGACGAGGTTTCATTGACCGTTCCTCCGCAACTGGAATTAGAAGCGCGGCCGGAGCGGATGGAACTCGAAATTGTTTACGAAGACGATGATGTGATTGTGATTAATAAGCCAAGAGGGGTGGTCGTCCATCCAGCCCCTGGGCATGACTCGGCCACGTTAGTGAATGGATTGCTTGATCATTGTTCGCAGTTATCGACGATCAACGGTAAAATGAGGCCTGGCATCGTTCACCGCATCGATAAGGACACATCAGGGTTACTAATGGTCGCTAAAAACGATGAAGCTCATCTCGCGCTCGCGCAACAGCTTAAGCAACATACGGTGGACCGTAAATATTTGGCGATTGTTCATGGTGTCGTTGTTCATGAGCGGGGGACAATCGACGCTCCCATTGGCAGAGATCCAAAAAATAGGCAACGAATGGCTGTTAATTTTGATCATGGGAAACATGCGATTAGTCATTTTGCAACGATTGAACGATTCAATCAATATACGCTTGTTGAACTGATGTTAGAGACAGGGAGAACCCATCAGATTCGCGTACATATGAATTATATTGGTCATCCGTTAGTCGGGGACCCAAAGTATGGTCCGAGCAATAAGCTAAGTATTGACGGACAAGCTTTGCACGCGGCTGGACTCGGTTTTACTCATCCGCGGACGAGTGAACGGTTAACCTTTTCAGCGCCGTTGCCAAACGATATGGAAAAAATTTTAGAACAATTCCGCCAATTACAATAA
- a CDS encoding carbamoyl phosphate synthase small subunit, which produces MKARLILEDGTELTGKSFGAVRESYGEVIFNTAMTGYQEMLSDPTGCGQIVTMTYPLQGNYGINRDDFEAVRPYLHGIVAREHCEYPSNFRSQQTLDSLLKEYDIPGISEIDTRMLTRRIRDKGTMRGVITTKNTPVEEILETLRLRPAQTDQVSIVSTNRIYCSPGRGARIALIDYGVKHGILRELSNRHCDITVVPYNTPAKTIEQLRPDGIVLSNGPGNPKDVTQAVETVQQLMQTFPVFGIGLGHQLFALANGADTEKMKFGHHGANHAVKDVEQDRVMITAQSHGYTVTPASIENTDLIVTHLAVNDGTIEGLKHKTLPAFSVQYHPEASPGPEDSSYLFDHFLNIVVEYIKGVHPNATTR; this is translated from the coding sequence ATGAAGGCTAGGTTAATACTCGAAGATGGAACGGAGCTAACAGGAAAGTCATTTGGAGCGGTCCGTGAATCTTATGGTGAAGTCATTTTTAACACCGCAATGACAGGCTATCAAGAGATGTTGTCAGATCCAACGGGGTGCGGTCAAATCGTCACAATGACTTATCCTTTACAAGGAAATTATGGAATAAACCGGGATGATTTCGAAGCGGTTCGTCCCTATCTTCATGGAATCGTCGCGCGTGAACATTGTGAATATCCGTCCAATTTTCGAAGTCAACAAACGTTAGACTCGCTGTTAAAAGAATACGATATTCCAGGCATTAGCGAGATTGACACTCGCATGTTAACGCGTAGAATCCGTGATAAAGGGACGATGAGGGGCGTAATCACGACGAAAAACACGCCTGTTGAAGAGATATTAGAAACGTTGCGATTAAGGCCAGCGCAAACGGATCAGGTCTCGATTGTCTCCACAAATCGCATCTACTGTTCACCAGGTCGCGGAGCGCGGATTGCGTTGATTGATTATGGGGTAAAGCATGGCATCTTACGCGAACTGTCAAATCGACACTGTGATATTACGGTTGTTCCTTATAATACGCCTGCCAAAACAATCGAACAATTGCGTCCTGACGGGATCGTTCTATCGAACGGACCTGGCAATCCAAAAGATGTGACGCAAGCGGTTGAGACGGTTCAGCAGCTGATGCAGACTTTTCCGGTATTTGGTATTGGACTTGGTCATCAATTGTTTGCTTTAGCGAACGGAGCGGATACGGAAAAGATGAAGTTTGGTCATCATGGCGCAAATCATGCGGTAAAAGACGTGGAGCAAGATCGCGTGATGATCACGGCGCAAAGTCATGGCTACACGGTTACGCCAGCATCAATTGAAAACACAGATCTGATTGTCACTCATCTCGCGGTGAATGATGGAACGATCGAGGGTTTAAAACATAAAACGTTACCCGCATTTTCGGTTCAATATCATCCTGAAGCCTCGCCTGGTCCAGAAGATTCAAGTTATTTATTTGATCACTTCTTAAATATTGTCGTGGAATATATAAAGGGGGTTCATCCAAATGCCACTACTCGCTAA